The sequence below is a genomic window from Iodobacter fluviatilis.
CTGCTGCTTGCCCTGTTCTGTACCAATGCCTTTGCGGCTGTGGATCATACCGTAGGGCCTAATGGTGAAACGCCAACGTCTTACACTCAGGTAAAACTGGCAGCTCAGGATGTGGCTCAGCTGAAGGGCAAGGATTATAAAGCAGCGATTCTGATGCATACCACGTCGGATTTTTCGACTGCTTTGATTGCGGGCGCCAAGAAGGTCTTTGATGAATTGGGTATTAAAGTTGTTGCTGTTACCGATGCAGAAATGGATCCCAAAAAACAGCGTACTGATCTTGAAACCGTTCTGGCGCTAAAACCCAATATTATTATTTCACTGGTGATTGATCCCGTGTCAGGCGCTGTAGCGTTTAAGCAAGCGACTCAGCAGGGTGTGAAGCTGGTGTTTATCAGCAATGCACCGCAGGGCTTTAAGGCGGGTAAAGATTACGCAGGCATTGTGACTGATGATTTATTTGGCATGGGCAAGGCCGCTGCTGAGCTGATGGCAGACAGTATTGGCAGCAAGGGCGATGTGGCCGTGATGCATCATGCAGCTAATTACTACGTTACCAATCAGCGTGACAGCGCGGTGAAGGCCGTGCTGGCGCGTTACCCCAATATCAAAGTGGTCGCCGATAAAGGCATTGCCAACCCAAATGACGGCGAAGTGATTGCTTCGGCGATTCTGACACAAAACCCATCTGTAAAAGCCATTTATGCACCATGGGATGCGATTGCCGAAGGCGTGACTGCGGCAGTACGCACCGCTGGCCGTAAAGACGTCAAAGTGATCACGATGGATCTGGGCGCGGCCAATGCGCTGGATATGGTGAAGGGTGGCAATGTGGCGGGAATTGTGAGCGATCTGCCTTACGATATGGGTAAAACCCTGGCCACCATGGGCGCGATGTCCCTGATCAATAAACCTACCCCCGCTTTTGTGACCGTTGATGCCATCAAGGTAACTTCAGGCAATCTGGCAGCACAGTGGAATAAAGCATTATTCCGCCAGCCACCTGATGCCGTTGTGAAAGCACTGGCAGCAAAAAAATAATACAGAGCGGCTGATACAAACCTTGATTATGTAAACACAGAGAGCAGGGTCTACAGCAGGTGGTGTGCTGTGAGTGCGCTCTGTGTTTAAGGGGTTTTGTGCGGCCTTGTAAGACGGGTAAAACCCGCCAAGCAACAGGGATTTCATCTCAATGAATGAAGCTGCAATTCAAGCACGAGGGCTGACTAAAGCGTTTGATGGCAATGCCGTATTAAAAGGCATTGATTTCACCCTCAGGCAGGGTGAGGTGCATGCGATAGTTGGCCAGAATGGTGCAGGTAAATCGACACTGATGAAGCTGCTTAATGGCTATTATCAGCGCGATGCGGGCGAGCTGTCTTTGTTTGGTCAGCCGGTTGATTTCCAGTCTCCGCGTGATGCACGGGAAGCTGGGATTGTGATGGTTTATCAGGACCTGAGCCTCGTTGCGACGATGAGCGTGGCCGAAAACATCTTTATGGGCAATTGGCTGGGCAGGGGCGGCCTAGTTGATCACCGCGCCATGGAGCAGGCCACTCTGGCGGTGCTAGAAAAAATGGGCATCGTGCTTGATCCTTGGCAGAGTGTGGGCGAGCTAACGATGGGTCAGCAGCAGTTTATCGAAATAGCCAAAGCCATTTCGCAAAATGCCAAGGTTTTAATTCTGGACGAGCCCACCGCGTCTTTATCAGATAAAGAAATTGAAAAGCTGTTTGCCGTGGTGAATACGCTGAAGTCGCAAGGCGTTTCGATTATCTATATCACCCATTATTTGCGCGATATTTTTAAGATTTGTGATTCGGTCAGCGTGCTGCGAGATGGTTTTCTGGTCCGCAGCAGCCCGGTGATCACCACCAATATCGAAGAATTGGTCGCTGATATGCTGGGACACCATCGCAATGCCAATGAAAACTGGCAGCGCGTAGCCGTGGATACTGAGCAAACACCGCTGCTGGAGCTGCGTAATGTAGTGACTTCGGTGCTGGAAGACGTGTCTTTTAAGGTGTATCCAGGGCAGGTGGTTGGCT
It includes:
- a CDS encoding substrate-binding domain-containing protein, with translation MRASLKGLLLALFCTNAFAAVDHTVGPNGETPTSYTQVKLAAQDVAQLKGKDYKAAILMHTTSDFSTALIAGAKKVFDELGIKVVAVTDAEMDPKKQRTDLETVLALKPNIIISLVIDPVSGAVAFKQATQQGVKLVFISNAPQGFKAGKDYAGIVTDDLFGMGKAAAELMADSIGSKGDVAVMHHAANYYVTNQRDSAVKAVLARYPNIKVVADKGIANPNDGEVIASAILTQNPSVKAIYAPWDAIAEGVTAAVRTAGRKDVKVITMDLGAANALDMVKGGNVAGIVSDLPYDMGKTLATMGAMSLINKPTPAFVTVDAIKVTSGNLAAQWNKALFRQPPDAVVKALAAKK
- a CDS encoding sugar ABC transporter ATP-binding protein, with the translated sequence MNEAAIQARGLTKAFDGNAVLKGIDFTLRQGEVHAIVGQNGAGKSTLMKLLNGYYQRDAGELSLFGQPVDFQSPRDAREAGIVMVYQDLSLVATMSVAENIFMGNWLGRGGLVDHRAMEQATLAVLEKMGIVLDPWQSVGELTMGQQQFIEIAKAISQNAKVLILDEPTASLSDKEIEKLFAVVNTLKSQGVSIIYITHYLRDIFKICDSVSVLRDGFLVRSSPVITTNIEELVADMLGHHRNANENWQRVAVDTEQTPLLELRNVVTSVLEDVSFKVYPGQVVGLAGLLGSGRTEILEAIFGLDAIESGQILLSGQSVNIKTPKDAIKLGINLVPEDRRSQGLVLDFSVADNMLMSLFDKLSSPLLLDEGRGRELVENLIKRLHIKTSGPDQVVRFLSGGNQQKVVIGKCMSTNARVMLLDDPTFGIDLSSKYEIMRIVNEYAAQGNAVIFVSSEYSEIASFCDSTYIVNKGRISGLIKEGQTEERLLAAVQ